The DNA sequence AAAAATTAGAAGTACATAGTGATCTTCAAAATTATTGTAATATTACAATCTCGCCAAACGTCAGTTACGTGCTGGTTTTATTAATAGCTTCTATAATATTTTTAAGAGGATTTATATTTAAGTTTAACCATTCTTTTTTGTTAAAACCATTTTCAATCATCCAGTTTTTCATTAACTTTAATTCGCTTATTTTATTTGAATTACTAGTATTTATAAAAAAACTGTTAAAGGCAATTTCATATTTTTGATCAAAATTATCTAAAAAAATAAACATATCTAGTAAAAAGTTTCCGGCATTTGGAATTAATCTTTCATGTAAACATGGAACAAACATTCCGTCAAAACCGAAAGTAATAGATACTAATATAATATCAATATAATCATTATCCCATTTAACAATTTCGGTTTTTAAATTACTCCAATCTTCATCAAGAAATGTATTTAATTTTTTTTGGATTTCATTGCTACCACCACCCATAGACCAAAAATCACTATCTTCAGAATTATGATCTAGAATGTAATTGTAGATTGATTTTATTTTATGATTTTCGTTTGTCATTATTACTCAATTAACCTTTTATTCTCTAGTTTTTTAAGTACACAGTTAGCATTCCGACGTTTGGGAAGGTTATTCATTAAATACAAATTTTAATACAAAAAACCAACTGCAAATTCGACCAAAAGTCCCATATTACGACAAATGCCTGTTAGTAAATGATTCTATTTTAACTCTAATTCAATTTTTTCTTTAGATACTTTTTTCAGTAAACTTTTTTCAGCTAAACTCCAAATAATTAAAATGTTATCTTTTACAAAAAAATCTTCCGGATGCTCCTTTGTAGATTTTTTTCCGCCCCAAAGTAGACCTTCGAGGAAACCTTGCATTTCAAAATTATTTTCAAATTCAAAATACATAATGCTTCCACTGTCAGTTTTGTTTTCAAAATTTTGAACTTCTTTATGTTTTACTTTTCCAATCAAAGCAGAATATAGATCAGGATTATTGTAGAATGTGCAAGCTTGTATTGAGATACATTTTGGTTTATTTGTCAAATGATAATCTACAGGAATTTCATTTTCATTAAGTTTTAACTTTTCAAAATTCTGCGCAAATACATTTGTACTTAAAAATAAGCAAGAAAGAAATAAAATTGTTTTTTTCATTAAATAGGTTTTATATATAGTTTTTTCGTAATTCAACCATACTTAAATTCGTTAGGAACTCATTCTGGTTGTAGAATTCTATTCGGTTACAGTAAACTTGTTGTTATCTGATGTTTTTTCTTTTCAATTGTGAATAGGATTCCACAGTAATTATTGAGAGATTAAAAAGTAATAAGTAGTATCCACTCTTTATTTGTTCAACATCTTCAAAAATTTTCCCGAAATATAACATTATCAGTGGGATTATAAGTAAGAATATATTTAGAATGCCTAAAATAAAAGTTGTTTTTGGCTTGTCTTTAAACGAATAAAATATTATAAGTAGATCTATTAAAATAGAAACCGAAAACGGCATTAATGGCCATTGAGGAGTTTCAATATCATCAATGAATAGTTTCCCGATTTGATAACCGTTTAGTGTTAATTTTTTTTTGAGTTTTACAAAATCAGTAATTGCATTTTGCTTTTTTACGGTCAGTTCTGCGAAAGTTAAATTGTACTCTTTTTCATTAAGTTCCGTTTTAGAGACGCTTTTTACCTCTTCCCATAATGGACTATTTTTTAAGTTTCTATTTTCAGAAATATTTTTGTCTGAACAAGTTTGAAAAAAGGGGAGGAATAGAATCAATAAACTAATTATGGAGAGTTTCTTTAACATATTTTGTTGTTTTATGGTTGTTCATTGGTTATTTTCGGTGCTCTGTGTGAAAATGCCAGGAACGGTTAGCGGTAGTATTTTTTATAATCCTTTTTGGCTTCAATTATTGTGATTCCAAGTAAAATAAATCCGCCAATGAGAGCAATATACGCACCTAGTCTTTGTTTTTCAATATATTCTGCTGCGCTATATACAACTTCATTTTTTTTCTCAATTTGAAAGATATCCAAATTTAAGTTTGTTGAATTATTATCATTAAAATAAACTAGTACTTCATCGTTTAAATTCAACTTTTTAGCAAGCAAATCATAATTCTGTTCTTTATTATAAACTCCAAAAACTTTTTCATTTCCCTCAATTTTGAAAGTAAATACTTTTGAGGCAATTTTATACTTTCCGGCTACTGATGAATTGGAAACTAAAACGGCTGTCGACTGTAATTTTTATTTCCACATTGATTTATACTGTTCCATTTTATTCATTTCTTCACTCATAAATGAATTGTCTTTATTTTGTATTCTTAATTGATTTATAGCGTCAATGTTTGCCAATACACCAGATTCATACCAAGGAAATTCATTTGCTAAGGAGCCAAGTTTAGCTAATGCTCTTAGACTTTCTCCATTTTGTGACAGAAAAACCGAATGTTCGTATCTAAATGTTGGACACCAATAATATTCTTCGGCTAATTTTTCCCAAGTTTCTTCATCACAATTTCCTGCTTTAAGAAAATTAATTGCAAAAATAGATGAATCGATATAATTAACAGAAAAAGCAAAATAATTTAATAATGGAATTTCTTTCTCGTTAGCATCGTTTTTGATTCTATTTTCGATTACTTCGTTAATTAATTTATGGGATAGTTCTTTATCTTCATATGAATTGGATAAATGTAATAAATTAGCGTATTCGGTTTTGACAATATCTAAATCCGGTCTCAATTCGTAAGCGCCTTTTGAATAATGTAAAGCTTGAGGAATGGAGTTTAAAACACGATAAAGTTTTGATAGTGCAACAATCAATCTTATATCTTGAAAATCATCTTGTTTTATATTGGTTTCTTGAAAATTTAAAGCTTTTAGAGCGTATCTGTCTTTTACAAATCGTTCAATTATTTGCCATTTTTGTAATTTGTTAAGTTCAGTTTCATCCCATTGTTCAAATAAAATTGCTCTTCGGTCCCAAATTGATCTGACTTTTTTCCATTCATTAAAAGTGAAATTAAAAGCTTCGTGTTCTTCAAACAAATTCCCTTGTTCGTCTTCTAAACTAAGCTCAATTCTAAATTCAGGAGATGAATAGTATCGATTTATTGAATCATACAATTCCGTTTTAAAAAGATCAGGTGTATTTGTACTAATTTCATTAGAACTGGATAATTTATTCATCATTTCTAAAAATAAATCTTGGTCATTTTGTGGCGAAGATTTAAGTTCATCCATTGCTTTTTTTTCATGCTCCTCAGCATTCTTTTCAATTATTGATGAATTTCTTTCTTGTTCTTTGTTTTCGGTTTTTCCGAATAATCGTTTAAATAGGCTCATAGTTGTTGTTTTTCTAAAATTACAGCTTACGGCTGTTAGCGTTTATTGTTTGTTTTTATAGCGTATTGGTCAAATTTATACTTAATTTTTTTTGTTATAAAGTTTGAAATAAATAACGAGCCTGCCCCTAAAAAAACAAAAGATGTTCCCATTTTTAATGGGGAAATATCCATTTTTCACTCCACCAAAAATTATATGTAAGTGAATAGATGTTTTTCATTTGTTTTTTTAAGCCGTTACGATGTTTAATTCTATTTAATATTAAATTTCATGTGTAATTGGGATTTCTAAAATATAAAAAAGGATATTATCATTTTTTACATATTTTTTGTAAACTTCAGGTTTCCACTTCAGGATTTAATGTGTAAACAGAGATGTGTAAAAAGATGCTTTTATTTTTGCTGTTAATAGTAGTCAAATTATTCAGATCAATATGTATGGTTAATAATTTATTTCTCAATTTTTTCAAAGTAAATACTTTCCCCACTATCCGGGTCACCAATTATAAATTCAATTCTATAATTCCCTAAACCTCTATCAATATGAGCAGAAGTAAAAAGATTTGGGCATTCTAAAGACAATTCATTATATTTAAATTCGTAGTCAACTTCATATTTTCCATTTTGACATATGTCAATAGATGGAGTTGTGGTCAATTTAAAAGTGCCGTTTTCATACAATTGAAGTTTATATTTATCGTAAGTATTTTTGTCAATATTAAGACGAGTGACCTTTACGATATGATATTTTCCAACTAAATCTTTAGTTTTTGATCTACTTGTGAATAGCCCACTAAACAAACCAAACAGTAGAAAAGCTATAACAATGATTGAAGAAGTTTTTATAAGTATTAATCCTTTTCTTCGTGTATTCTTTTTCAGCAGAAAAAAAAGCCCAGGAAAAAAGCCCAAACCTATGATGAAAAGAATTAAAGACAGAAGTATGTTAAATGTCATTTTTGGATTTGTATTTCAGTTGAAGTTTCTTCTGAGAATTGGGTTTCAGTTTGCATTTTTGGAGTTTGAAGAGGTTAGGTATTAAAAAGTTGATTTTTTTCCATTTGACGCACATTTTCCTAGTACAAAACCATTTTTAAATTCTGGGCAATGTTCAAATCTCGTATAAGAGCTCTTAGCGGCTGCTTATTTTAATGCAGCTATTTTTCCGTCAGTAATAGTTACCATTATATTGGTTTTATTTTCGGAACTATCATCATGAAATTTTACTTGAAATTTATTTTTTTGTCCCACTACATTTTCTATAGATAATGATTCTATCATTTTTTCAGAGACATCCTGAGCATTTATAAATGGGTCATAATCCAATTCATTATTTTCAAATTCATTCGAAATACTGTCTAATAAAGTCTTTTTACAATATTTGTTTTTTAAAGAATCTAATTTTCTCTCGGATTCTTTGAGATTTGAATTAGTAAATTCATGTAAATAAGCTACATAAAATGCATTTAATATTTCTTTCGAATTAGATTCATCTGCAATTTTTGTGTCCGTACTTGATAATTCGGTTTTGTTTTTTTCGTCGTTTTTTTTACAACTTATTATAAGTAGTACTATTACTATGAAAAATAGATGTCTTCTTTTCATTTTGACTTTCTGTTTTTGTTATTATTACAACCGAGTAATAGGAATAAAATTAATAGAATATTTTTCTCCTTTACGAACTAATTTATCTGTTTGTGTATTATATGATTGTAGTTTACCTTTTGAGATTTTGTATTTCAAATGATATTCTATCTCATTTTCCTTTTTTAACTCATAAGAATGAGTTTTTCCAAAATTTCCAAAATTTACAATGGTATCTTTTCCGTTAATTTTGACAATTTCACTTTCAGTTTCGTCTTTCAGTTTGTTAAATCGTAAATATAATTTCTTTTTTTTGATTATGTATTTTCCATCAAGTTCTTGGTGTGATAAATCGCCTGAAAATTCATAGTGAAAAGTACTATCAGATTTCAACTCAATTTTTGTTATAAAGAAACCTAAATCCGCAAAGTTTGATCGATACTTTCCATCAATTTTTTCGCTAACATTACACGACATTAAAAAAATAGAAAAGCAAATAAGTAAAATAATTTTCGGTTTCATTTTCGTTTTTTTTGAGATATAGCTATTAACGGTTTGACATTTGTGGCAGCTAGGGAATATAAGGTGCGCTTTTATTGTATTATGTATAAGTTTTACAAGTACAAAACCAGCTGCAAATTAAATTAAATACCCGAATCTCATGTAAAAGTTGTTAACTGCTGGCTTGTTTCAATAAACTTCTGGACTTTTCAATAATCTCTAACTCATATTTTAGATTGTATTCTTTACTTGAAAACGTTGGAGAAATCAAAATGTCATTTTCATAGTAAAATCTTTTTTTGATAAACTTTTTTTTCTTTCTACGACTAATTATTGATTCTATGTAAATAAGTTTCGAATTGGAATAGTAAAAACTCATGTCTTCGTCTGTTTCTTGATTCCTTCGTGTATAACAAATCCTGATAACTAGACCATTAGTTTTTAATAACCGCGTATTGTTATACATTCTTCTTGTAGGTTTTCCATCAATTCGACCATGTGTAAATACAAATTCTTCATTAGACACTTCTTCTGTAAGGAAACTAGAAATACTGTCCGTATATTTTACATGTGATTCTATAGTTTTTATTTTGCTCGCATCTGTTTCGCCTGTTTGTCCAAACATTAGGATTGGAGATAATAATAGTAGAATTTTAAATTTCATGTTTTATGTTTGAAATGTACTGAAGCTTACAACTAACGTTCTGGCGCTATACGAGGTTTGGGATTAACGATGTGAGTTTTTTCCATTAAGCAAAAATTTTCCAAGTACAAAACCAGCTATAAATTAAGCCAAGTACCCAAATCTCTTTTAACGACTGTTGGTAGTTGTATTTTTAAACCCAATTAATATCAGTTGAACTAACTAATTGGCGACTACCGTTTTCATAAACAAAGTTAAAGGTAAATGTTTGCGGTAAATTATCATTAGGTTTTCCCATTAGAATTAACTTTAAAAAATATGGATTACCGCCTATAAAAAATGAACTTTGATTTAAAGCAATTACTAATGAATCTATTGTTTTTTGTTGCCCATCCCATTGAACATCATGCCATTTAAATAAATCTTTAATGTCTGTACCTGCTGGTTTACCATTAAAATTATTATTACTGAATATTTCAATTGTTTTCAATTTATCTTTCAGTCCGTCAATACCTGGGGTGCCTTTTGAAAAAGCATAAGCTGAAGTTGTAAAGTTGAACCACTGTCTTGATTTTTCAATATTTGCAACGTAGGTATAAGACATGTTAATTTTAAAGTATACTTTATTTTCTGAAATTATATCTATAGGCTTAACAACATTTGTTAATGCTTCGTCCTTAAAAGCCTGACAAGTCAAATTGTCAATTTTATAATATGGGTCTACACTTTCACATGAGATTGGTATAATTCCTAAGAAAAACACTAATATTAATATATTA is a window from the Flavobacterium cupriresistens genome containing:
- a CDS encoding DUF3828 domain-containing protein, coding for MKRRHLFFIVIVLLIISCKKNDEKNKTELSSTDTKIADESNSKEILNAFYVAYLHEFTNSNLKESERKLDSLKNKYCKKTLLDSISNEFENNELDYDPFINAQDVSEKMIESLSIENVVGQKNKFQVKFHDDSSENKTNIMVTITDGKIAALK